In Haliscomenobacter hydrossis DSM 1100, the DNA window AAATAGACATGCTATCCGAGATGAAAGAAGGAATCATCGTCACCGTAGTGAAAGCCTATTCCGAGAAAACACCGGAAAGTTATTTCATTACCTCCTTTTTCACGTTTGCTGGCGAAAAAATTATCGAAATTATGGAGTACTGGAGCATGAATGGTGAAGCACCCGCTTGGCGAAACAGCCAGGGTTTTTCAGAAGCCTATTAGGCCGATTGTCCAACAGTTTTGTTTTACATATCCCCTATTTACTTATACACAAAAATTACTGGCATGAAAAAAATCGTCATTTTTTTGATGGTTTTACCAGCATTGTATTTATTTGCCTGTAAACCCCAACGCCAGTCCAATTCAACTGCCCAAAATACCCGTGATAAAAATACTTCTACCCAACTCCTCGAACTGGAAAAAGCCCGGTTGTCGGCATTATCTCAGCTGGATTCCAATCAGTTAAAAGAAATGGTAAGTACTGATTTTCAGCTTACTACCAGTTTCGGTGAATTGATAAATCTGCAGCGTGTATTGCAAAATTACCGCGTCAAGTACCTTGCTGGTGCCCGTGAAAAACACTATACCAAATCAACAATTGTAAATATTTACAATGATGGGAAAACAGCAATCCTGAGGGGTATTTATATTGTTGAACGGATCGAAAAAGGGGGAATTATTGTACTTACTACCCAGTACACCGACGTATA includes these proteins:
- a CDS encoding nuclear transport factor 2 family protein, whose protein sequence is MLSKLEIVRKYWDLFDQADFKAVTKLMHDHAVVWEPNTREVFRSRSAFLRMHEANPQPWRIEEIDMLSEMKEGIIVTVVKAYSEKTPESYFITSFFTFAGEKIIEIMEYWSMNGEAPAWRNSQGFSEAY
- a CDS encoding nuclear transport factor 2 family protein — encoded protein: MKKIVIFLMVLPALYLFACKPQRQSNSTAQNTRDKNTSTQLLELEKARLSALSQLDSNQLKEMVSTDFQLTTSFGELINLQRVLQNYRVKYLAGAREKHYTKSTIVNIYNDGKTAILRGIYIVERIEKGGIIVLTTQYTDVYIKDAQKFLLASSHHSRIKKN